The Actinomycetota bacterium genomic interval GGTCCGCAGGTCGCCATCTATACTGGCAGCACCCATGATCCGGACCCGAGCGCGGTTGGTCACGCCGGTCAGGCGCCTCGTCCAGCTCCTGCTGGTCGCCTTCGTGGTGATCTATTTCGTGCTCCCCCAGATCGCCGGGGCACGCCGGGCCCTGAACCTGCTGGCCGGGGTCAACCTGTGGCTGATCGTCCTCGGGGTCGTCCTGGAGGCGGCCTCGATCCTCAGCTACGCCAACCTGACCCGGGCGATGATCCACGGCACCCCGCCCCCCTACCTGACGATCCTCCGGATCAACCTGTCGACCCTGGCCGTCAGCCACGTCGTCCCGGGCGGCGCGGCCGTCGGCGGGGCGCTCGGGTTCCGGCTGCTGACCCGCTTCGGGCTGTCCGGCACCGACGCCGCCTTCGCCATGGCCGCCCAGGGCATCGGCTCCGCGGTGGTGCTCAACCTCCTGCTCTGGGTGGGCCTGCTGGTGTCGATCCTGAGCGGGCAGTACAACCCCCTGTACGCCACCGCCGCCCTGATCGGGGTGCTGCTGCTGGGCGGCTTCTCGGCGGTGGTGGTGCTGCTGATGCGGGGCGAGCGGGGCGCCGCCGGGGTGATGCGGGCGGTGACCCGGCGGATCCCGCTCCTGGACGAGGAGAGCGTCTACCGCCTGGTCCTCCGGCTGGCGTCGCGGCTCCAGACGCTGGTCGCCGACCGCCAGCGGCTGGTCCGGGGCCTGCTCTGGGACCTCGGGTTCTGGCTCTGCTCGGCCGCCTCGCTGTGGGTGTTCCTGCTCGCGTTCGGGTACCGGGCGGGGATCGACGGGCTGATCGTGGCCTTCGGGCTGGCCTACGTGCTGGCCGCCATCCCCATCACCCCGGCCGGCCTCGGCGTGGTCGAGGCGACCATGATCGCCCTGCTCACCTTCTTCGGTGCCGACCGGGGCATCGCCACCCTCGGGGTCGTCTCCTACCGCCTGATCAACTTCTGGCTGCCCATCCCCCTCGGCGCCCTGGCCTACCTGTCGCTCCAGGTCGAGCAGGAGACTCCCGAGGGCCGCCGGAGGATCGACGAGCGCCGCAAGGCGACCGAGCTCCGCCGCCTGGCCGAGCGCTCCCTGCGCGAGTCCGAGGAGTACCGCGTCCGCCTCGGCCGCCGCGAGCCCCCGGCGAGGAGCTAGCGGCGGACCCGCCGCTTG includes:
- a CDS encoding lysylphosphatidylglycerol synthase transmembrane domain-containing protein yields the protein MIRTRARLVTPVRRLVQLLLVAFVVIYFVLPQIAGARRALNLLAGVNLWLIVLGVVLEAASILSYANLTRAMIHGTPPPYLTILRINLSTLAVSHVVPGGAAVGGALGFRLLTRFGLSGTDAAFAMAAQGIGSAVVLNLLLWVGLLVSILSGQYNPLYATAALIGVLLLGGFSAVVVLLMRGERGAAGVMRAVTRRIPLLDEESVYRLVLRLASRLQTLVADRQRLVRGLLWDLGFWLCSAASLWVFLLAFGYRAGIDGLIVAFGLAYVLAAIPITPAGLGVVEATMIALLTFFGADRGIATLGVVSYRLINFWLPIPLGALAYLSLQVEQETPEGRRRIDERRKATELRRLAERSLRESEEYRVRLGRREPPARS